The sequence tgtttgttcggaATTAGCTCGGTTAGCTAGTGTAGGAATGTTAGTAGTAAATGAGTAGGTTTAATATGGGTTTATCTAATTCAGTATAAAACAAAGGAGTTAGGAGTATTATTTGAATGGGAAGACGGGGCTGCTTTGTCATATGATAAATAAAGGGTGGGTCTTCGAGGTACTATGATaggtttctgattggtggagtcaaCGGGGAGGTCATAGGTTTCATTGGTTGAGCAGTCAGCCAGTGGAGGCGTTAGGGGGAGTGTTAGTGTTAAGTTTAAATGCCTAAGCGGGAGATATTTTTGTCAGAGCGTCTTCGAATTCATTCTCATATTGTTGTTTAGCATCTTCAAtaaaccttactgaaatactctaCAATCGGCTGTCTCCACTTCGACATTTTCTGGTACCTCACGGTAATTGTGATCGGACACCACACTAGTTAAAGCTGGACATAAAAAGAAGTTACGGTGTGAGTAATAAATTGAGTTGTGCTGTACAACGTACGTACCCTTCAAAACGAAACTGGGGatagactttttgatcctccacctcatctgttttgtccactgagGCAACATCtcctttgtttttaaataaatggccatgttttcaaaaaactggctttcgtcgcttttctccattaTTGAATTCTCCATCATCTGTCGTTGtggttgtgacgcatgcgcggcttcgctgtcgacagtgtcgcaaaatgacgcatgcgcaatgtgagggactacgatcccccaaggACTACGATTGTGTAGCTACAGTCACCCATAGGCGTCACCATACCCTCCCGTCCTGGTGGCGGAGACGTTACCCAAATTTGCCAACATAAAACAAGAAGATAGAGAAGAAGTTAGGCTATGTAACTATCGGATATAATTGCTTATATCTGTACTATTGAAAGGATTGATTTTCAGCTAGTGCTGTTTGAGTGGGTTAGAGTTTGAGTGTCTTAATtgagttttaaaatatttttttaaaagattcTCTACGGGGAAGTTGGAAGTTAAGCTACTAGCCTAGCGGACGATAACAACACATATCCACTGGAACACCTTGATCTAAGACATGGCGTCGTTGAATTCACCTCTGCGTGTATGTCGTGGTATACTGAAAGAACTGCGAGCTTTGAGGGGACCAGAATATAAACAGACGATGGCATATAATTATGTTTTGGATCAGTTTCGTAAAAATCAGGTATGTCAGATGGATGTAGACTTAGCTAGGCAGCTATATAGATAGCTAACTAATACTAATCTGCAGTATCCATGCCATTCCCACTCACAACAACTTAAATGTGTAACGTTAACGTTATCTTTTTTTTACCCTAACCTTAATCATAAGTAGCACAAAGTGTATGTCGTGAGCCATGTTGTGTTACTTGGTCAGTGATGATAAAAGCATTTAAGCAAGTAGTAACGAATGCAACTCGCTTTTAGCAAGGTGACCGTGACTAAAGACAGCAAGTTAAAATTAGACGTCTGTGAAATACCATCACAAGATGTATAGTTCGATGGAACTGATAAATGTGGGCTGTCTGGTCTTGCAACAGTACCCACACGAGCATCGTTAGCCCTGGTAAAAGCTAGCTTGCTCGCTAACTGATGTGTTTGGGTATCCTGGGTGTCAATAGATATATTTTGGCGATAAAATTCAGCGACGGCGTGCTCTTACTCTCTCCTTAACCCTGACCCTACACcgtcaaaatgaatttgaagttgATATCCCTGTAGTGCAGTGCTTTTAACTAATTTAACATTTCTTAACCCCATTATATCACCATGGAAAGTAATGTCcctaaaataataattaaataattttaAGTGACATAAACCTAAACTATCACTCCTCATTTCTCAGAGCTCTTTGAATTCATAGAGGTTTTACATCAGATGTCACTTCTGTGTTTGTCCTTTCTTTTTGTTCCCCCCCCATTTGCTTCACTGTGTACATTACATATGGGTGACTGATCGCATGTGCAGCCAGTCATAGACGGGATGAGCTGTGTGGTGTTTGGGCATAAGCCTCAGGCAGAAGTCTTCATATATTCTGcccacatacagccacacataAATGTAATGACCCAAGACGGTTTGTGATTTTCATTCATTGTGTGTGAACAAACTGAACAAGCTGTGGATTTCTCTCACCTGCTTAGGTAACAGGGGAGAGGTACTGCAGGGCCCAACAAGAGGCACTCCACGCCTCCCATTCCTACCTGTGCTTGCTGTCCTCCACCAGGCAACACATGGCTCTCCACAACCTCTACCATGTAAAGGGGGAGCGCAGCCGAGAGCAGGTGGCAGGCATGGTGGGCCTTCGGTTGCCCACCCAGCCTGGGGGAAAAGGCTGGGAAAaatgagaggtcaaaggtgacagagaaacatgttcaCTGCAAGCTCATGAATGGACCACATCCATCTTTAAGCTCTGAGATGAACAATGAGACATGCATTGCTGAATGTTATGTTGGGTTCAGGTGCATCCACTAGAGAAATAAAGACTTGTCTTCATCAGTGTCATAGTAAAAGGCATCACATACATTTGTAAATACTTTTCTTGATGTCATTGAAAGATTAAAGGACAAACGACTTGAATTGcttgttttctcatttcaaacATATTGTACAGTGAACATATTTATATGAAGTTTGAATCTCGATTTCCTAGTCTGTGTTAAAATGTGTATCAAGCGTATTTCAAGAGGCAATAGTCAAAGGGCGAACAATAACTAGTGTGAAATAAGTTTCTTTCAGTGTAAATACTTCGGTATTTCTTGAGCAGACAGAACATGAAGAAAATATAAAGCTAGATGTAGTTTGTATTCAATTACTGCTTACCATACAGCAAACCCATCCTTACATCTAAgactgtctgttttgtgtgagtggttatTTCCCCAGGTGCAGAGACACAGTTCCCATGTTAACCTTTTTAGAGTCAATGTGTGGGAGGAACTGGCTTCCTGAGAcccactgcagcacacacagtgtgtgctgACCTTTCTGAGCATTAAACACGCTTCACTTCATTCAAATGTGAGAGGGAAAAGATCAGCTTTTAATTGATGAGATTATAGGgttgttttgttatatttttttcataGACAGTTGATCAAAAACAAAGCTGGGAATCTGTGCTTGGTATTAGGGAATTTTTGACTAAAAGACATGTTTGCCCTGTGGTAGAACACGGTTTTAAATGTTCACTGTGAGCTTTAGGAAACAGTCACTACTAAATTATGAGGATGTTTTTTTAAAAGGGTACGCCGCCAAAGTAATACTGCAATGTCTCGTGTTGATGTAAGTCAGAAACACTCTATTGCTGAGAGCAATGTGATGCTTTATTCAAAGGGGgcacgtgtgtatgtggcaTTGGTTATTTGGGATAGAACTGTTTGCTTAATCTGTATTAA is a genomic window of Clupea harengus chromosome 1, Ch_v2.0.2, whole genome shotgun sequence containing:
- the fmc1 gene encoding protein FMC1 homolog, translated to MASLNSPLRVCRGILKELRALRGPEYKQTMAYNYVLDQFRKNQVTGERYCRAQQEALHASHSYLCLLSSTRQHMALHNLYHVKGERSREQVAGMVGLRLPTQPGGKGWEK